The Nocardioides sp. S5 genome includes a window with the following:
- the murG gene encoding undecaprenyldiphospho-muramoylpentapeptide beta-N-acetylglucosaminyltransferase, translated as MRVLLAGGGSAGHTSPLLATADALRRLDPATEVTCLGTREGLEARLVPEAGLPLELVPRVPLPRRPGADLLRTPTRLRAARAAALEVVDRVRPDVVVGFGGYVSVPAYLAARKRGLPIVVHEGNAIPGIANKLGARMTQHVATSFPGTDLPHAVCTGLPIRRLVSTLDRGALRSEALASFGLRDDLPTLLVTGGSQGAARINAAVSGAAPALAAAGVQVLHIVGPKNELEVASGEVPYVVVNYVDRMDLAYAAADAVLCRSGSNTVTEVSGVGLPAIYVPLPIGNGEQALNARPVVDAGGGLLVADAALTPEWVAASVPGLMTDAARLAAMGAAARGVIPLDADELLARMILDAAATGATP; from the coding sequence ATGCGCGTACTCCTCGCCGGCGGCGGCTCCGCCGGCCACACCTCACCCCTGCTCGCCACCGCCGACGCCCTGCGCCGCCTGGACCCGGCGACGGAGGTGACCTGCCTCGGCACCCGGGAGGGGCTGGAGGCCCGACTGGTGCCGGAGGCCGGCCTGCCGCTCGAGCTCGTGCCTCGGGTCCCGCTGCCGCGTCGCCCGGGCGCCGACCTGCTCCGTACGCCGACCCGCCTCCGCGCCGCGCGTGCCGCCGCCCTCGAGGTGGTCGACCGGGTGCGTCCCGACGTCGTCGTCGGCTTCGGCGGCTACGTCTCGGTCCCGGCCTATCTCGCCGCACGCAAGCGGGGGTTGCCCATCGTGGTCCACGAGGGCAACGCGATCCCCGGCATCGCCAACAAGCTCGGCGCGCGCATGACGCAGCACGTCGCCACCAGCTTCCCCGGCACCGACCTGCCCCACGCGGTCTGCACCGGCCTGCCCATCCGGCGGCTCGTCTCGACGCTGGACCGCGGTGCCCTGCGCAGCGAGGCGCTCGCGTCGTTCGGCCTGCGCGACGACCTGCCCACCCTCCTGGTGACCGGCGGCTCGCAGGGAGCCGCCCGCATCAACGCCGCCGTCTCCGGTGCAGCACCCGCGCTCGCCGCGGCCGGCGTACAGGTGCTCCACATCGTCGGGCCGAAGAACGAGCTCGAGGTCGCGTCGGGCGAGGTCCCCTACGTCGTGGTCAACTACGTCGACCGGATGGACCTGGCCTACGCCGCCGCCGACGCGGTGCTGTGCCGCTCCGGCAGCAACACCGTCACCGAGGTCTCCGGGGTCGGCCTGCCCGCGATCTACGTCCCGCTCCCGATCGGCAACGGCGAGCAGGCGCTCAACGCCCGTCCCGTCGTCGACGCCGGTGGGGGCCTGCTGGTCGCAGATGCCGCCCTGACCCCGGAGTGGGTCGCGGCGAGCGTGCCGGGGCTGATGACCGACGCCGCACGCCTGGCGGCGATGGGGGCTGCGGCCCGCGGGGTCATCCCGCTCGACGCCGACGAGCTGCTCGCGCGGATGATCCTCGATGCCGCTGCAACGGGAGCGACCCCGTGA